The region GTCGGTGATCGAGAACCAATACTTGATCACCTGGATGCCGGAACGGACCAGCATTTTTTCGAACTCGGGCACCGTGCGGAAGAATTCTTCGTACTGCTCGTCATTACAGAAACCCATCACCCGCTCGACGCCGGCGCGGTTGTACCAGCTGCGATCGAACAGCACCATCTCGCCGGCGGCCGGCAGGTGCGACACATAGCGCTGGAAATACCATTGCGTGCGTTCGCGGTCGTTGGGCGCGGGCAGCGCGGCGACGCGGCAGACACGCGGGTTCAGGCGTTGGGTGATGCGCTTGATCACGCCGCCCTTGCCGGCGGCATCGCGTCCTTCGAACACGATGACGACCTTGTGACCCGTGGAGACCACCCAGTTCTGCAACTTGACCAGCTCGCCCTGCAGGCGCAGCAGTTCGCGGAAATAGAGGCGGCGGAAGGCGCGTTCTTCCTCGTCCACTTCGGCACGGCCTTCCAGCTCTTCGAAAGTCCGGTCCTCCAGTTCGAGTTCCAGTTCTTCGTCGTAATGGTCGGCCAGGTCGCGGTGCAGGCGGCGCAGCAGGTCGTGATCGATGGGGGGCACGGCGGGCTCCAAAAAGAAGTCTGTCCGCGCCATCGTATGACGCTCCCGTGGCAAAAATATGACCGAATGGAAACCACCGCTACACGCCACGCCCTGCGCGCAGCGCCTCCGCGGCCCGGAGGTAAGGAACCGACCAGCGTTGCCAGAAGCACCCTCTACAAACCAGAGCTGACCTATCGGGGGCGCCCCGGAGCCGGCTCTGCCGGTCCGGCGGTGCCGCCCCCTTGAGGGGGCCGCGCGTAGCGCGGTAGGGGGAGGGCCTTATTCACGCGCATGAAGATCAGGCACGGGATGGCGGCCAGGGTCATCCACAGCATCAGGCGGAAATCGTTCAAATAGGCGATGAAGGCGGCCTGGTTGTCGACCAGGGCATTCAGCCCCGCCAGGCCCGCCTGCCCATGCAGATCGAAGGTCTGCGACAGGGCATCCGGATGCTGCATCAAGGTCTCGGCGGAAATCAGCGTCGCCAAGGACGCATGCATGGTCGAACTGTTGCGCACGAACAAGCTCTGCATCACCGAGATGCCGATGCTGCTGCCGATGTTGCGCGACAGGCTGTAGATGGCCGTGCCGTCCGAGCGCAGGCCGCGGCTTAGCGTAGAGAAGGTCATCGTGGTCAAAGGCACGGAGATGAAGCCCAGGCCCAGCCCCTGGATAAAGCCGGGAATGGCGATCTCCCATTCCGTGACCTGCGGGGTGTAACCCGCCATCTGCCACAAGGACAGCGCCGTCAGGCCGAAGCCCAGCGCGATGATCAGGCGGCCGTCCACTCTTCCCACCATGCGGCCGGCGAAGAGCATGGACACCATGGTGCCCGCGCCGCTGGGCGCGGTGACCAGGCCGGTGGTCACCACCGGATAGCCAAGGACGGTCTGCAGCATGGGCGGCAACAGCGCGCGGGTCGCGTACAGCAGCAGGCCGACCAGGAAGTAGAAGGCCAGACCCATGGCGAAGTTGCGATCGCGCAGCAGATCGACCTTGAAAAAGGAATCGCGGCCGGCAGTAGCCGTATGCAGGATGAAGAAGGTGAAGGCCACGAACGCCGCGATGGCGTAGGTACGGATCTCGATGGCGTCGAACCAGTCGACCTGCTCGCCCCGGTCCAGCAGCAACTGCAGCAAGCCGATGGACAGCGCCAAGGTGGTGAAGCCGAACATGTCGAAGCGCCTGGGGCCGTCGGCCGGCGCCTCTTCATGGATGAAACGGTACACACCGTAGAAGGACAGCAGGCCGACCGGCAGATTGATCAGGAAGACCCAGCGCCAGTTCATGTTGTCGGTCAGCCAGCCGCCCAGGGTGGGGCCCAGGATGGGGCCGAGCATGACCCCCATGCCCCACACTGCCATGGCGCGGCCATGATCCTTGGGCTCGTTGATATCCAGCATGACGGCCTGCGACAGCGGCACCAGCGCGGCGCCGAAAGCCCCTTGCAGCAGGCGCGCGACGACGATCTCCAGCATGTTGCCGGCGGCGCCGCAGGCCAGCGACATGACGGTGAAGCCGGCGATGGAAACGAGGAACACCTTCTTGCGGCCGTAGCGGCCATTCAACCATCCGGTCACCGGCGTGGCGATCGCCGCCGCCACGATGTATGACGTCAGCACCCAGGTGATCTGGTCCTGCGACGCCGACAGGCCGCCCGCCATATGCGGCAACGCCACGTTGGCGATGGTGCTGTCCAGCGTCTGCATGATGGTGGCCAGCATGACCGATACGGTGATCATCAAGCGGTGCGGGACGGCTGCGGAAGAAGCTTCGGCGTTCATCGGAGAATTAATAACTAGCGTTACTATAAGGACAAAAAAATAGGGGCAAAAAAATACCGGCTGGCGCGGCTGAGCCGCGCGCGGGCCGGTGGATGTCAGGTGAATCGGGTCAGCATCTTGCGCAGCAGGCGCTCGAACTCGTCGACTTCTTCGGGCTCGAAGCTTTCGAACATTTCCTTCAACTGCGCGCGGCGGCGCGGCATGTTTTCCGTCACGAACTCCATGGCCTTGGGGGTCAGTTGCAGGAACACCTGGCGGCGGTCCAGATCGCTGCCGATGCGTTCGACGAAGCCTTGGCGTTCCAGCTCCTTGGCGACCCGGGTGCTGTTGGTGCGCGAGGAGTTCATGAACACGCTGAGTTCCGACGGCTTGAGCCGGTGCCCTTCGGCGGCGTAGATCACCACCAGCGAGGTCCACAATGTAGAGTTCAACCCGTGCTTCTTCAGCGGCGCATCCATGGAGTCCGCCATGCTGGTGGCGACGTGCAGGATCAGGCGGCTGAGTACCGATTCGCGGAGTTGCTGACGGGAAGCCAGGCGCTGCGCCAGATCGCGCATGGC is a window of Bordetella sp. N DNA encoding:
- the ppk2 gene encoding polyphosphate kinase 2, encoding MPPIDHDLLRRLHRDLADHYDEELELELEDRTFEELEGRAEVDEEERAFRRLYFRELLRLQGELVKLQNWVVSTGHKVVIVFEGRDAAGKGGVIKRITQRLNPRVCRVAALPAPNDRERTQWYFQRYVSHLPAAGEMVLFDRSWYNRAGVERVMGFCNDEQYEEFFRTVPEFEKMLVRSGIQVIKYWFSITDEEQEIRFLGRIHDPLKQWKLSPMDLESRRRWEDYTRAKEVMLERTHIPEAPWWVVQAVDKKRARLNCIDHLLHQMPYVETELPMVVLPQRERHEDYARHPVPDNMVVPEKY
- a CDS encoding MDR family MFS transporter; translated protein: MNAEASSAAVPHRLMITVSVMLATIMQTLDSTIANVALPHMAGGLSASQDQITWVLTSYIVAAAIATPVTGWLNGRYGRKKVFLVSIAGFTVMSLACGAAGNMLEIVVARLLQGAFGAALVPLSQAVMLDINEPKDHGRAMAVWGMGVMLGPILGPTLGGWLTDNMNWRWVFLINLPVGLLSFYGVYRFIHEEAPADGPRRFDMFGFTTLALSIGLLQLLLDRGEQVDWFDAIEIRTYAIAAFVAFTFFILHTATAGRDSFFKVDLLRDRNFAMGLAFYFLVGLLLYATRALLPPMLQTVLGYPVVTTGLVTAPSGAGTMVSMLFAGRMVGRVDGRLIIALGFGLTALSLWQMAGYTPQVTEWEIAIPGFIQGLGLGFISVPLTTMTFSTLSRGLRSDGTAIYSLSRNIGSSIGISVMQSLFVRNSSTMHASLATLISAETLMQHPDALSQTFDLHGQAGLAGLNALVDNQAAFIAYLNDFRLMLWMTLAAIPCLIFMRVNKALPLPRYARPPQGGGTAGPAEPAPGRPR
- a CDS encoding MarR family transcriptional regulator; the encoded protein is MPSSFEPFEQAMRDLAQRLASRQQLRESVLSRLILHVATSMADSMDAPLKKHGLNSTLWTSLVVIYAAEGHRLKPSELSVFMNSSRTNSTRVAKELERQGFVERIGSDLDRRQVFLQLTPKAMEFVTENMPRRRAQLKEMFESFEPEEVDEFERLLRKMLTRFT